A single Paenibacillus kribbensis DNA region contains:
- the leuB gene encoding 3-isopropylmalate dehydrogenase produces MADVKKIAVIAGDGIGPEVVAEAEKILKRTEEVFGLSFETEHALFGGIAIDKKGTPLPEETLAVCQSADAVLLGAVGGPQWDNNPKELRPETGLLGIRKELGLFSNLRPAVVFDCLKDASTLKPEVLEGTDLIVVRELTGGIYFGEKFRRESAQGEEAVDTCAYNVTEVERIVRQSFEIAQKRRKKLASVDKANVLETSRLWREVVNRVAVDYPDVELEHVLVDNCAMQLLRRPSSFDVIVTENMFGDILSDEAAMLTGSIGMLSSASLGEGSFGLYEPVHGSAPDIAGQGLANPIATILSVALMFRLTFGYEKAADAIEKAVAEVLDAGHRTADIAVDKSQAISTTQMGDLIAAAIR; encoded by the coding sequence ATGGCAGACGTGAAAAAGATTGCGGTAATAGCTGGTGATGGAATCGGACCGGAAGTGGTCGCTGAGGCGGAGAAAATTTTGAAGCGTACGGAAGAAGTGTTTGGTCTTTCATTTGAAACAGAGCATGCGCTGTTTGGCGGAATCGCAATTGATAAAAAGGGGACGCCATTGCCGGAAGAAACACTGGCTGTATGTCAATCTGCAGATGCCGTATTGCTGGGGGCGGTAGGTGGACCTCAATGGGACAACAATCCCAAGGAACTTCGTCCTGAAACGGGTCTGTTGGGTATTCGCAAAGAGCTTGGCCTGTTTTCGAATCTTCGTCCCGCTGTCGTCTTTGATTGTCTTAAGGATGCTTCTACACTGAAACCAGAAGTGTTGGAAGGAACGGATCTAATCGTCGTGCGTGAGCTGACGGGCGGCATCTACTTCGGTGAGAAGTTCAGACGTGAGAGTGCTCAGGGTGAGGAGGCAGTTGATACCTGTGCATATAATGTAACGGAAGTTGAGCGGATTGTTCGCCAATCTTTCGAGATTGCACAAAAACGCCGCAAAAAGCTCGCATCGGTAGACAAGGCTAACGTACTGGAAACTTCCCGTTTATGGCGGGAAGTAGTTAACCGGGTCGCTGTAGACTATCCGGATGTAGAGCTGGAGCATGTATTGGTGGATAACTGTGCGATGCAATTGCTGCGTCGTCCATCCAGCTTTGACGTCATCGTGACGGAAAATATGTTTGGGGACATTCTAAGTGATGAAGCAGCTATGCTGACCGGGTCTATCGGTATGCTGTCCTCTGCATCACTCGGAGAAGGCAGTTTTGGTCTGTACGAGCCAGTGCACGGTTCGGCCCCGGACATTGCAGGTCAAGGATTGGCCAATCCGATTGCAACGATTTTGTCCGTTGCTTTGATGTTCCGCCTCACCTTCGGGTATGAGAAAGCAGCTGACGCTATTGAGAAAGCGGTAGCTGAGGTACTGGATGCAGGACATCGCACAGCGGATATTGCGGTGGATAAATCTCAAGCCATCTCGACAACTCAAATGGGCGATCTGATCGCAGCAGCTATTCGCTAA
- a CDS encoding 2-isopropylmalate synthase: MRKIYIFDTTLRDGEQSPGVNLNTREKVEIAHQLEKLGIDRMEAGFPAASPGDLAAVNAVAKAVKNSTVIGLSRAREQDIDAVREALKGAQDPCIHIFLATSPIHRQHKLRMEKAQVLETARSAIRYGLKYLPKVEFSLEDAGRTELDFVVEMVTMAVQEGASVVNIPDTVGYLTPYEYGNIFKHIKENVVDVDKIQLSAHCHNDLGMATANTLAAILNGADQIEGTINGIGERAGNTAIEEIAMALETRQEFFQAKTSLQLSEISRTSRLVSRLTGMVVPGNKAIVGANAFAHESGIHQDGMLKEKTTYEIMTPESIGLKESKLVLGKHSGRHAFRERLIELGYELSEEELNRAFGQFKDLADKKKEVSDDDILALLEEKLADTPEVFTLKTMFVTFGNETTPSAKVSLVNEEGQVIETEAEGNGSVDAIYNAIDEASGESVVLSDYSIKSVTHGKDALGEVHVVLTQNGLSVQGRGVSTDILEASARAYVDALNGLIDKRKNYSNRVDYNS; encoded by the coding sequence TTGCGCAAAATATATATATTTGACACAACGTTGAGAGACGGAGAACAATCACCGGGCGTGAACTTGAATACCCGTGAGAAAGTAGAGATCGCCCATCAGTTGGAAAAACTGGGGATTGACCGTATGGAAGCAGGATTCCCGGCTGCTTCACCGGGGGATTTGGCCGCTGTTAATGCGGTTGCCAAGGCTGTCAAAAATTCAACAGTCATCGGGCTTTCACGTGCAAGGGAGCAGGATATTGATGCGGTTCGCGAGGCGCTCAAGGGAGCACAGGACCCATGTATCCATATCTTTTTGGCAACCTCGCCAATTCACCGTCAGCATAAACTGCGGATGGAGAAGGCACAGGTATTGGAGACTGCCCGTTCAGCCATTCGCTACGGATTGAAATATTTGCCCAAAGTAGAATTTTCTTTGGAGGATGCAGGCCGTACAGAGCTTGATTTTGTAGTCGAAATGGTCACCATGGCTGTACAGGAGGGTGCGTCTGTCGTCAATATCCCAGATACGGTGGGTTACTTGACACCTTATGAATACGGTAACATTTTCAAGCATATCAAGGAAAATGTAGTTGATGTAGATAAGATTCAACTGAGTGCGCATTGTCACAATGATTTGGGCATGGCTACCGCTAATACACTGGCTGCAATCCTGAACGGGGCGGATCAGATTGAGGGAACCATTAACGGTATTGGCGAACGCGCCGGAAATACAGCTATTGAGGAGATTGCGATGGCGCTGGAAACGAGACAGGAATTTTTTCAGGCCAAAACATCTCTGCAATTGTCAGAAATTTCCCGTACGAGCCGTCTGGTCAGCCGTTTGACAGGGATGGTGGTGCCAGGGAACAAGGCAATTGTTGGTGCGAATGCTTTTGCACATGAATCAGGTATTCATCAGGACGGCATGCTGAAGGAAAAAACCACCTATGAAATCATGACGCCGGAAAGTATCGGTCTGAAGGAAAGCAAGCTGGTTCTGGGCAAGCATTCCGGGCGTCATGCCTTCCGCGAGCGTTTGATCGAGCTGGGCTACGAATTGAGTGAAGAAGAGCTGAACCGGGCTTTCGGGCAGTTCAAGGACTTGGCTGACAAGAAGAAGGAAGTATCGGACGATGACATCCTGGCATTGCTGGAAGAAAAACTGGCAGATACACCTGAGGTCTTCACATTGAAAACGATGTTCGTAACCTTCGGCAATGAGACTACGCCTTCTGCCAAAGTAAGTCTGGTTAACGAAGAAGGTCAGGTTATTGAGACGGAGGCTGAAGGGAACGGTTCTGTCGATGCGATTTACAATGCGATTGATGAAGCCAGTGGCGAGAGCGTTGTACTGTCGGATTACTCCATCAAGTCTGTTACCCATGGTAAAGATGCTTTGGGTGAAGTGCACGTGGTGCTGACGCAAAACGGGCTGTCTGTACAGGGGCGTGGTGTAAGCACCGATATTCTGGAAGCAAGTGCCCGAGCTTACGTGGATGCACTGAACGGTTTGATCGACAAGCGTAAAAACTACAGCAATCGCGTAGATTATAATTCCTAA
- a CDS encoding peroxiredoxin encodes MAERLVGRPAPDFALETVSGDGQEFGSVKLSDYRGKWLVFFFYPLDFTFVCPTEITALSDAADQFKELDTEILGISVDSVHSHKAWINTAKENNGLGKLNFPLASDITKKTASDYGVLIEEEGIALRGLFIIDPEGELKYQVVNHNDVGRSVEETLRVLQALQSGGLCPMNWKPGDKNL; translated from the coding sequence ATGGCAGAAAGATTGGTAGGAAGACCTGCACCTGATTTTGCATTGGAAACCGTGAGTGGGGACGGTCAAGAATTTGGTTCGGTGAAGCTTTCTGATTACCGTGGCAAATGGCTCGTATTTTTCTTCTATCCACTGGATTTCACTTTTGTGTGCCCAACGGAAATTACAGCATTGAGCGATGCTGCTGACCAATTCAAAGAGCTGGATACTGAAATTCTGGGTATCAGTGTAGACTCTGTACACAGCCACAAAGCATGGATTAACACAGCTAAAGAAAACAACGGTCTGGGCAAACTGAACTTCCCGTTGGCCTCTGACATCACCAAAAAAACAGCAAGTGATTATGGCGTTCTGATCGAAGAAGAAGGCATTGCTTTGCGCGGCTTGTTCATCATTGATCCAGAAGGCGAATTAAAATATCAAGTAGTTAACCACAATGATGTGGGTCGCAGTGTAGAAGAAACATTGCGTGTACTGCAAGCCCTGCAATCCGGTGGCTTGTGCCCAATGAACTGGAAACCAGGCGACAAAAACCTGTAA
- a CDS encoding ABC transporter permease: protein MANLLKIFTKDSFVLALVSIILGLLLGAVVMLIGGYDPIVAYSALFSRVYGDSYNFGEAIREMTPLILTGLAFAFAARAGLFNIGGEGQFLVGMTAASIVGIKLHGLPAIIHAPLAVIAGAVFGGLWAAIAGYLKAKRGVNEVITCIMMNWIGLYLANLVINQFALLEGENRSVDIQPSASISIEWLSQMMGNARVHWGTVIALLAAVFFYIFMWKTKQGYELRAVGFNQDASRYAGMNVNRNIVKAMFISGVFAGLAGAFEVLGVFHYQSVMAGSPGTGFDGIAVALIGMNNPFGVLLGSVLFGTLTYGSAGMSFSADVPPEIIRVVIGSIIFFIAAQGIVRWVVKPLYSKRKKEKVL from the coding sequence ATGGCTAACCTATTGAAAATATTTACGAAAGACTCCTTTGTTCTGGCACTGGTCTCTATTATTTTGGGTCTTCTTCTGGGTGCTGTCGTCATGCTGATTGGCGGATATGATCCGATTGTGGCCTATTCCGCATTGTTTAGCCGTGTATACGGAGATTCATACAATTTTGGTGAGGCTATCCGTGAAATGACCCCATTGATTTTAACGGGTCTGGCATTTGCTTTTGCGGCTCGCGCCGGACTGTTTAACATTGGTGGCGAAGGTCAGTTTCTGGTAGGTATGACAGCCGCCTCAATTGTGGGTATCAAGCTCCATGGACTGCCTGCCATAATTCATGCTCCGCTGGCTGTGATTGCAGGGGCGGTTTTTGGTGGCCTGTGGGCTGCGATTGCGGGCTATTTGAAGGCCAAGCGAGGCGTAAATGAAGTTATTACCTGCATTATGATGAACTGGATTGGCCTGTATTTGGCCAATTTGGTGATTAATCAGTTCGCACTATTGGAAGGTGAAAACCGTTCTGTGGACATTCAGCCTTCCGCTTCCATCTCCATCGAATGGCTGTCACAGATGATGGGAAATGCCCGGGTTCATTGGGGTACAGTCATTGCTTTGCTGGCGGCGGTATTTTTCTATATTTTCATGTGGAAAACAAAGCAGGGCTACGAGCTTCGGGCTGTCGGATTTAATCAGGATGCATCCCGTTATGCTGGTATGAATGTAAATCGCAATATCGTAAAAGCGATGTTCATTAGTGGTGTTTTTGCGGGATTGGCGGGTGCATTTGAAGTGTTGGGAGTATTCCATTACCAATCCGTCATGGCTGGATCACCGGGAACCGGCTTTGACGGTATCGCCGTGGCTCTGATCGGGATGAATAATCCGTTCGGTGTGCTGCTGGGCTCTGTTTTGTTCGGAACGCTTACGTATGGTTCGGCAGGGATGAGCTTTAGCGCGGATGTACCGCCCGAAATTATCCGGGTGGTCATTGGCTCGATTATTTTCTTCATTGCGGCCCAAGGAATTGTGCGTTGGGTTGTGAAGCCGCTCTACTCCAAGCGGAAGAAAGAGAAGGTGTTGTAA
- the ilvN gene encoding acetolactate synthase small subunit, giving the protein MTTKNTIAVLVNDHPGVLQRVSGLFGRRGFNIESITVGQSEEVGLSRMVIVTVGDENNLEQIEKQLYKLVDVIKVIDLSSKPMVARELAMIKVKAEPPQRPEIMGVVETFRAAVIDVGTTSLIVQVIGDTEKIDAMIELLKPYGIRELTRTGVTAMVRGNA; this is encoded by the coding sequence ATGACGACTAAAAATACCATTGCTGTACTGGTAAATGATCATCCCGGCGTTTTGCAGCGTGTGTCCGGTTTGTTCGGTCGCCGTGGCTTTAACATTGAGAGTATAACCGTTGGTCAATCGGAAGAAGTCGGATTATCCCGTATGGTCATTGTAACTGTAGGAGATGAGAATAACCTGGAGCAGATTGAAAAGCAGCTGTATAAGCTGGTTGATGTAATCAAGGTCATCGATCTCAGCTCCAAGCCGATGGTTGCCCGTGAATTGGCAATGATCAAGGTAAAGGCGGAGCCACCTCAGCGGCCGGAAATCATGGGTGTGGTGGAAACGTTCAGAGCAGCTGTAATTGATGTTGGGACAACGAGCTTGATCGTTCAGGTTATTGGCGATACCGAAAAAATAGACGCCATGATTGAATTATTAAAGCCTTACGGCATTCGTGAGCTGACCCGAACCGGGGTTACAGCGATGGTACGTGGCAATGCTTAA
- a CDS encoding GNAT family N-acetyltransferase — MIRKRIAQDDTVIFRLIEQELVPLSHLSSQEMEQIRKELPRRLNRGITFVACRPDNARVVGFIHVMLHGELLYIDLIAISSAHQGKHYGKKLLEYAEHYGRIRRCKRVKVMVDEDNIRGIHFYLRHQYQILRYVALSRCHELEKSL; from the coding sequence ATGATTCGCAAACGCATCGCTCAGGATGATACGGTGATCTTTCGTCTGATCGAGCAGGAGCTTGTCCCTCTATCACATTTAAGCTCTCAGGAAATGGAGCAAATACGTAAAGAATTACCCCGGCGCTTAAACCGGGGCATCACTTTTGTAGCTTGCAGGCCGGATAATGCACGGGTTGTTGGCTTCATTCATGTTATGCTGCACGGGGAATTGTTATACATTGATTTGATCGCAATTTCTTCGGCTCATCAAGGTAAGCACTACGGAAAAAAATTGCTGGAATATGCCGAGCACTACGGACGAATACGACGCTGCAAGCGGGTCAAAGTCATGGTAGACGAAGACAATATCCGGGGAATCCATTTTTATCTGCGTCACCAATATCAAATATTGCGCTACGTAGCCCTGAGCCGATGCCACGAACTTGAAAAATCACTGTGA
- a CDS encoding ABC transporter permease encodes MSWLTLGELIHTTLVFATAIIFASLGGVFSEKSGVTNLGLEGLMVFGAFAAGVGGFYAEQAGLGGTSAAWVGVLSAAVFGILVSLIHAVASITFKADQVISGIVINFLAAGSTLYMVKLLFEGDGDTGRIQGFSEISIPYLVDIPIAGKAFFQAYPTTYLAILLVIIGYFTLYKTPFGLRLRSVGEHPGAADTVGIKVNRLRYIGVMISGALAGIGGATITLTTTNMFSHNTVSGQGYIAIAAMIFGKWNPLGAFGAAVFFGFSQAIRNYVQLFAWSQSIPQEIIFMLPYLLTIIVLVAAVGRSRAPAALGQLYDPSKR; translated from the coding sequence ATGAGTTGGTTAACACTTGGTGAATTAATCCATACAACGCTCGTTTTTGCGACGGCGATTATATTTGCGTCTCTCGGCGGAGTTTTTTCAGAAAAATCCGGTGTAACGAACCTCGGTTTGGAAGGACTAATGGTATTCGGGGCGTTTGCTGCTGGGGTCGGCGGATTTTATGCCGAGCAAGCGGGACTGGGAGGCACCTCTGCGGCTTGGGTAGGCGTACTGTCGGCTGCAGTGTTCGGTATTCTGGTTTCGTTGATTCATGCTGTAGCCTCGATTACGTTTAAAGCCGATCAAGTCATAAGCGGGATTGTCATTAACTTTCTGGCGGCAGGTAGTACGCTATACATGGTCAAGCTTTTATTTGAAGGTGATGGTGACACCGGTCGCATTCAAGGTTTTAGTGAAATATCCATTCCTTACCTTGTAGATATTCCAATTGCAGGGAAAGCTTTTTTCCAGGCATATCCAACGACGTATCTGGCTATTTTGTTAGTTATTATTGGATATTTCACCTTGTATAAAACTCCATTTGGCTTGCGTTTGCGTTCGGTTGGGGAGCATCCGGGTGCAGCGGATACAGTAGGTATCAAGGTTAATCGCCTTCGTTATATCGGTGTCATGATCAGTGGTGCGTTGGCAGGTATTGGTGGAGCTACGATCACCCTGACTACAACCAATATGTTCTCGCACAATACAGTTTCCGGTCAGGGATATATTGCTATTGCCGCTATGATTTTCGGCAAATGGAATCCGCTCGGTGCTTTTGGCGCAGCCGTATTTTTCGGCTTTTCACAAGCGATTCGCAACTATGTACAGTTGTTTGCATGGTCGCAAAGTATTCCCCAGGAAATTATTTTTATGCTGCCGTATCTCTTGACGATTATTGTACTGGTAGCAGCTGTAGGCCGGTCACGAGCTCCGGCTGCTTTGGGTCAGCTTTATGATCCTAGCAAGCGTTAA
- the ilvB gene encoding biosynthetic-type acetolactate synthase large subunit, giving the protein MSAQIPEVRSTDELRQKWMEPEVITGSEILLRSLLLEGVECVFGYPGGAVLYIYDAMYGFKDFKHVLTRHEQGAIHAADGYARASGKVGVCIATSGPGATNLVTGIATAFMDSVPLVVITGNVVSSLIGTDAFQEADITGITMPITKHSYLVRDVEELPRIIHEAFHIANTGRKGPVLIDIPKDISAAQTLFVPQTGPVTMRGYNPTVLPNKIQLDKLTQAISEAERPFILAGGGVVYSGGHEALYEFVRKTEIPITTTLLGLGAFPSGHELWTGMPGMHGTYTSNQAIQQSDLLICIGARFDDRVTGKLDGFAPQAKIVHIDIDPAEIGKNVATDIPIVGDVKAVLELLNQDVKRTDRADAWRAQIQRWKNEKPYSYKDSDAVLKPQWVIELLDETTKGGAIVTTDVGQHQMWAAQYYKFNQPRSWVTSGGLGTMGFGFPSAIGAQVANPDRLVISINGDGGMQMCSQELAICAINNIPVKIVIINNQVLGMVRQWQELIYNNRYSHIDLAGSPDFVKLAEAYGVKGLRATNKEEARRAWQEALDTPGPVVVEFVVSREENVYPMVTQGSTIDQMLMGDE; this is encoded by the coding sequence ATGAGTGCACAAATTCCTGAAGTTCGGTCAACCGATGAATTACGTCAAAAGTGGATGGAACCTGAAGTGATTACAGGTTCGGAAATTTTGCTCCGTAGCCTGTTGCTGGAGGGAGTAGAATGTGTCTTCGGATATCCTGGTGGTGCAGTGCTTTATATTTATGATGCCATGTATGGCTTTAAGGATTTCAAGCATGTTCTCACCCGTCACGAGCAAGGAGCAATTCATGCGGCAGATGGTTATGCACGGGCAAGCGGTAAAGTTGGGGTCTGTATTGCAACATCCGGACCTGGTGCGACAAACCTGGTAACTGGCATTGCGACGGCTTTTATGGATTCGGTGCCGTTGGTGGTCATCACGGGTAATGTAGTATCCTCCCTGATCGGCACGGATGCTTTCCAGGAAGCTGATATCACGGGAATTACAATGCCGATTACGAAGCACAGCTATCTGGTAAGAGACGTAGAAGAACTGCCGCGGATCATCCATGAGGCATTTCATATTGCCAACACAGGCCGCAAGGGACCGGTGCTGATTGATATCCCGAAGGATATTTCGGCAGCCCAAACGCTGTTTGTTCCACAAACGGGACCTGTGACCATGCGGGGCTATAACCCGACAGTGCTGCCTAATAAGATTCAACTAGACAAGCTGACTCAGGCTATATCAGAGGCAGAACGTCCGTTCATTCTGGCCGGTGGCGGGGTTGTATACTCCGGTGGACATGAGGCACTTTACGAGTTTGTTCGTAAAACGGAAATTCCTATTACGACAACATTGTTGGGACTGGGAGCTTTCCCAAGCGGACACGAGCTGTGGACGGGAATGCCGGGTATGCACGGAACGTACACCTCCAATCAGGCTATTCAACAGTCGGATCTGCTGATCTGTATCGGTGCTCGTTTTGATGATCGGGTGACAGGCAAACTGGATGGATTTGCTCCACAAGCTAAAATCGTCCACATTGATATCGATCCTGCTGAAATTGGCAAAAACGTAGCGACCGATATTCCAATTGTAGGCGATGTGAAGGCGGTACTGGAATTGCTGAACCAGGATGTGAAACGCACAGATCGGGCAGATGCATGGAGAGCACAAATTCAGCGATGGAAGAATGAAAAGCCTTATTCTTATAAGGATTCCGATGCAGTGCTCAAGCCACAATGGGTTATTGAACTGCTGGATGAAACGACCAAGGGCGGCGCAATCGTTACGACGGATGTGGGCCAGCATCAAATGTGGGCAGCACAGTATTACAAATTCAATCAGCCGCGCTCATGGGTGACATCTGGTGGACTGGGGACGATGGGCTTTGGTTTTCCTTCAGCGATTGGCGCTCAGGTGGCCAATCCCGACAGATTGGTAATCTCGATTAACGGAGACGGCGGTATGCAAATGTGTTCGCAGGAATTAGCCATCTGCGCGATCAACAATATCCCGGTCAAAATCGTAATCATTAACAATCAGGTGCTTGGAATGGTTCGCCAATGGCAGGAATTGATCTATAACAACCGGTATAGTCACATTGATCTGGCTGGAAGCCCGGACTTTGTGAAACTAGCTGAAGCATACGGTGTAAAAGGTCTGCGTGCTACGAATAAGGAAGAGGCACGTCGGGCTTGGCAGGAGGCGCTTGATACACCCGGACCGGTCGTTGTCGAGTTTGTAGTCAGCAGGGAAGAGAATGTATATCCGATGGTGACGCAAGGTTCGACAATTGATCAAATGCTGATGGGGGACGAGTAA
- the ilvC gene encoding ketol-acid reductoisomerase has protein sequence MAVTTYYEKDAELSVLKGKTVAVIGYGSQGHAQAQNLRDSGVNVVIGLREGKSADVARNDGFEVLNVADATSRADVVQILLPDETQASVYKNEIEPNLKKGAALLFSHGFNVHFGQIVAPKDSDVLLVAPKSPGHMVRRTYVEGFGVPGLIAIEQDATGQAKEIGLAYAKGIGCTRAGVIETSFREETETDLFGEQAVLCGGVSALVKAGFETLTEAGYAPEMAYFECLHELKLIVDLMYEGGLATMRDSISNTAEYGDYVTGPRVVTEDTKKAMKEVLTDIQQGKFARDFILENQSGRAFLTATRRNEANHPIEVVGGQLREMMHWIKK, from the coding sequence ATGGCAGTTACAACGTACTACGAAAAAGATGCAGAACTTAGCGTATTGAAAGGAAAAACAGTTGCCGTTATCGGTTACGGTAGCCAAGGACATGCTCAAGCACAAAACCTGCGTGACAGTGGTGTGAATGTTGTTATTGGTTTGCGTGAAGGCAAATCAGCCGATGTTGCAAGAAACGACGGTTTTGAAGTTCTGAACGTAGCTGATGCAACAAGCCGTGCAGATGTGGTTCAAATTTTGTTGCCAGATGAAACACAAGCTTCTGTTTACAAAAATGAAATTGAACCTAACCTGAAAAAAGGCGCAGCTCTTTTGTTCTCCCATGGTTTTAATGTTCATTTCGGACAAATCGTAGCTCCTAAAGATAGTGATGTATTGCTGGTTGCTCCAAAATCCCCAGGGCATATGGTACGTCGTACCTATGTAGAAGGTTTTGGTGTACCGGGTCTGATCGCAATTGAGCAGGATGCAACGGGTCAAGCCAAAGAAATCGGTCTTGCTTACGCCAAAGGCATCGGTTGTACACGTGCGGGCGTAATCGAAACCTCCTTCCGTGAAGAAACGGAAACGGATCTGTTCGGTGAGCAGGCGGTATTGTGTGGCGGCGTGAGCGCACTCGTAAAAGCAGGCTTCGAAACATTAACTGAAGCAGGATATGCTCCTGAGATGGCTTACTTCGAATGCTTGCATGAGCTTAAGCTGATTGTTGACCTGATGTATGAAGGCGGATTGGCAACGATGCGCGATTCCATCAGTAATACAGCAGAATATGGTGATTATGTAACTGGACCACGTGTGGTAACAGAAGATACGAAGAAAGCAATGAAGGAAGTATTGACTGATATTCAGCAAGGTAAATTTGCTCGTGACTTTATCCTTGAAAATCAATCCGGACGCGCATTCCTGACGGCTACTCGTCGTAACGAAGCTAACCATCCGATTGAAGTGGTGGGCGGACAATTGCGTGAAATGATGCATTGGATCAAAAAGTAA
- a CDS encoding ATP-binding protein, with product MISEFQEALLDTVGACPPTQIANNKYENVLENLDSGIMLFDSDGVLTFINVQMAKLLELPRSSLAGRNLMQILHLPELSRFKKKRIMRIYKETIFHRKRYHELIDEYGRHWLMTVTYGDQMDGDFLFSLKDVSDYKQIEQTAYQNDKLAMLGRISASIAHEIRNPLTAIRGFIQLLRPHLMELGRDEYARIILTEIDRANDIIYEFLNSSKPSAPQKTAVSVMGLLKEVVMLTESEALMKGCQIALDENDELMKVSIDVKQIKQVILNMIKNAMDAIESIGGEREGCIDIHTVLEGSYVHICIEDNGLGMDHNTLSRLFDPFFTTKESGTGLGLAVSYRIIKNHGGFIHVDSQHGMGTQFKITLPVV from the coding sequence ATGATCAGTGAATTCCAAGAAGCCTTGCTTGATACCGTGGGAGCTTGCCCTCCCACACAGATCGCCAATAACAAGTATGAGAATGTGCTGGAGAACCTGGATAGTGGTATCATGCTGTTTGACAGTGACGGGGTACTGACCTTTATTAACGTGCAAATGGCGAAATTGCTGGAATTACCACGTAGTTCGCTGGCGGGTCGCAACCTGATGCAGATATTGCATCTTCCTGAGTTAAGTCGGTTTAAGAAGAAGAGAATCATGCGGATTTATAAAGAAACTATCTTTCATAGAAAGCGCTATCACGAGTTAATTGATGAGTATGGTCGGCATTGGTTGATGACAGTGACCTACGGGGATCAGATGGATGGCGATTTTTTGTTTAGCCTCAAGGATGTGTCGGATTACAAGCAGATTGAGCAAACGGCATACCAAAATGACAAGCTGGCGATGCTGGGACGAATCTCTGCTTCCATAGCCCATGAAATCCGTAATCCGCTTACTGCAATCCGGGGTTTTATTCAATTGCTTCGACCTCATTTGATGGAGTTGGGCAGGGATGAGTATGCCCGCATTATTTTAACCGAAATTGATCGTGCGAACGACATTATTTACGAATTTTTGAATTCGTCCAAGCCTTCGGCTCCGCAAAAAACGGCTGTATCTGTGATGGGATTGCTGAAAGAGGTTGTGATGCTGACAGAAAGCGAGGCATTGATGAAGGGCTGCCAGATCGCACTGGATGAAAATGACGAGCTTATGAAGGTTTCCATTGATGTAAAGCAGATTAAGCAGGTTATTCTCAATATGATTAAAAATGCGATGGATGCCATTGAAAGCATCGGCGGGGAACGAGAGGGATGTATTGATATCCATACGGTGCTTGAGGGCTCCTATGTCCACATTTGTATTGAAGACAACGGATTGGGTATGGATCACAATACATTGTCGCGTTTATTCGATCCTTTTTTTACAACAAAAGAAAGTGGAACGGGTCTGGGATTGGCTGTGAGCTATCGAATTATCAAAAATCATGGAGGCTTTATTCATGTAGACAGCCAGCATGGAATGGGGACACAATTTAAAATCACGCTTCCTGTGGTTTAA